Proteins from one Gallus gallus isolate bGalGal1 chromosome 17, bGalGal1.mat.broiler.GRCg7b, whole genome shotgun sequence genomic window:
- the RBM18 gene encoding probable RNA-binding protein 18 yields MEPERQALPLENAAILSEGALQDGHRLWIGNLDPKITEYHLLKLLQKFGKVKQFDFLFHKSGALEGQPRGYCFVNFETKQEAEKAIQCLNGKLALSKKLVVRWAHAQVKRYDHNKNEKILPISLEPSSSTEPPQSNLSVSAKIKAIEAKLKMMAENPDAEYPAAPVYSYFKPPEKKRTTPYSRAAWKSRR; encoded by the exons atGGAGCCGGAACGACAGGCGTTGCCGCTGGAGAATGCCGCCATCCTGTCCGAGGGCGCCCTGCAGGACGGGCACCGCCTCTGGATCGGCAACCTCGACCCCAAGATCACCGA gtACCACCTTCTCAAACTCCTTCAGAAGTTCGGCAAAGTAAAGCAATttgattttctctttcacaAGTCTGGAGCTTTGGAGGGGCAGCCAAGGGGTTACTGTTTTGTGAACTTTGAAACCAAACAG gaagcagaaaaggcGATCCAGTGTCTCAATGGGAAGCTGGCCCTTTCCAAGAAATTGGTGGTGCGGTGGGCACACGCACAAGTCAAG AGATACGATCACAATAAGAACGAGAAGATCCTTCCGATCAGTCTGGAGCCATCGTCCAGCACGGAGCCACCCCAGTCCAACCTGAG tgTCAGTGCAAAAATAAAGGCCATTGAGGCCAAGCTGAAAATGATGGCAGAAAATCCAGATGCAGAATATCCAGCAGCGCCTGTCTATTCTTACTTCAAAccaccagaaaagaaaaggactACTCCTTATTCCAGAGCAGCCTGGAAATCTAGAAGATGA
- the MRRFP1 gene encoding ribosome-recycling factor, mitochondrial isoform X4, which translates to MTTARRDAKGKGQTQAKVNISAALVEDIINLEETNTDMQAVVEALKEDFNRNLNVRTSQGALDHIIVTTKDGKFPLNQLGQISQKSPQLIVVNMTSFPESTAAAMKAIRESGMNLNPEVDGTLIRVPVPKVTREHRESLAKLAKQSTNKSKEALRKVRSKSVNQVKKFKSKVSEDTIWLLEKQIQQMADSAAAEMDKLLAAKTKELLG; encoded by the exons ATGACGACAGCTCGGCGCGACG CTAAAGGTAAAGGGCAGACACAAGCCAAAGTGAACATCAGTGCTGCCTTGGTTGAGGATATTATCAATTTGGAGGAAACCAACACAGACATGCAGGCAGTGGTAGAAGCTCTGAAAGAAGATTTCAACAGAAATCTCAACGTCAGAACCTCACAAG GGGCCCTTGACCACATCATTGTCACGACGAAAGATGGGAAGTTTCCACTGAACCAGCTGGGGCAGATCTCACAGAAGTCCCCTCAGCTCATTGTAGTGAACATGACCAGTTTTCCAGAG agcacagctgcagctatGAAGGCTATAAGGGAGAGCGGAATGAACCTGAACCCAGAAGTGGATGGGACACTAATTCGGGTGCCAGTTCCTAA AGTAACCAGAGAGCACAGGGAGAGCCTGGCCAAGCTCGCCAAGCAGTCCACCAACAAATCCAAAGAAGCCTTGAGAAAGGTGCGAAGCAAAAGCGTCAACCAGGTGAAGAAGTTCAAGAGCAAAGTGTCTGAGGACACCATTTGGCTGCTAGAAAAGCAG ATCCAGCAAATGGcagacagtgctgcagcagagatggaCAAGCTGCTGGCAGCGAAGACCAAGGAGCTGCTTGGATAA
- the MRRFP1 gene encoding ribosome-recycling factor, mitochondrial isoform X1: protein MAMALRCFRHLHSLLHCSSLAVVRQLPQPPARCTPLLLDGCRHCAHPLLLARPLATKKAKGKGQTQAKVNISAALVEDIINLEETNTDMQAVVEALKEDFNRNLNVRTSQGALDHIIVTTKDGKFPLNQLGQISQKSPQLIVVNMTSFPESTAAAMKAIRESGMNLNPEVDGTLIRVPVPKSKADLPFPREICLMSCHSSAAELLLLSVPFPWQLAPRSPTSNSFAVCTTCPAGLPLMGSSPVGQQNCSGFRPLQTRRTVSIFKTF from the exons ATGGCTATGGCATTACGGTGCTTTAGGCATCTGCACTCCCTGCTTCATTGCTCTTCACTCGCAGTGGTGAGgcagctgccacagcccccGGCGCGCTGCACACCACTGCTCCTGgatggctgcaggcactgcgCCCACCCGTTGCTGCTGGCCAGGCCGCTGGCTACCAAAAAAG CTAAAGGTAAAGGGCAGACACAAGCCAAAGTGAACATCAGTGCTGCCTTGGTTGAGGATATTATCAATTTGGAGGAAACCAACACAGACATGCAGGCAGTGGTAGAAGCTCTGAAAGAAGATTTCAACAGAAATCTCAACGTCAGAACCTCACAAG GGGCCCTTGACCACATCATTGTCACGACGAAAGATGGGAAGTTTCCACTGAACCAGCTGGGGCAGATCTCACAGAAGTCCCCTCAGCTCATTGTAGTGAACATGACCAGTTTTCCAGAG agcacagctgcagctatGAAGGCTATAAGGGAGAGCGGAATGAACCTGAACCCAGAAGTGGATGGGACACTAATTCGGGTGCCAGTTCCTAA ATCAAAAGCAGACCTTCCTTTCCCAAGAGAGATCTGTCTCATGAGCTGCCATTCCTCTGCAGCGGAACTGTTGCTGCTCTCGGTCCCATTCCCCTGGCAGCTGGCACCCCGGAGCCCCACATCCAATTCATTTGCAGTTTGTACAACATGCCCAGCAGGTCTGCCCCTCATGGGCTCCTCTCCAGTAGGACAACAGAATTGCTCAGGGTTTCGTCCATTACAGACAAGACGAACAGTTTCTATCTTTAAAACCTTCTAA
- the MRRFP1 gene encoding ribosome-recycling factor, mitochondrial, with protein sequence MAMALRCFRHLHSLLHCSSLAVVRQLPQPPARCTPLLLDGCRHCAHPLLLARPLATKKAKGKGQTQAKVNISAALVEDIINLEETNTDMQAVVEALKEDFNRNLNVRTSQGALDHIIVTTKDGKFPLNQLGQISQKSPQLIVVNMTSFPESTAAAMKAIRESGMNLNPEVDGTLIRVPVPKVTREHRESLAKLAKQSTNKSKEALRKVRSKSVNQVKKFKSKVSEDTIWLLEKQIQQMADSAAAEMDKLLAAKTKELLG encoded by the exons ATGGCTATGGCATTACGGTGCTTTAGGCATCTGCACTCCCTGCTTCATTGCTCTTCACTCGCAGTGGTGAGgcagctgccacagcccccGGCGCGCTGCACACCACTGCTCCTGgatggctgcaggcactgcgCCCACCCGTTGCTGCTGGCCAGGCCGCTGGCTACCAAAAAAG CTAAAGGTAAAGGGCAGACACAAGCCAAAGTGAACATCAGTGCTGCCTTGGTTGAGGATATTATCAATTTGGAGGAAACCAACACAGACATGCAGGCAGTGGTAGAAGCTCTGAAAGAAGATTTCAACAGAAATCTCAACGTCAGAACCTCACAAG GGGCCCTTGACCACATCATTGTCACGACGAAAGATGGGAAGTTTCCACTGAACCAGCTGGGGCAGATCTCACAGAAGTCCCCTCAGCTCATTGTAGTGAACATGACCAGTTTTCCAGAG agcacagctgcagctatGAAGGCTATAAGGGAGAGCGGAATGAACCTGAACCCAGAAGTGGATGGGACACTAATTCGGGTGCCAGTTCCTAA AGTAACCAGAGAGCACAGGGAGAGCCTGGCCAAGCTCGCCAAGCAGTCCACCAACAAATCCAAAGAAGCCTTGAGAAAGGTGCGAAGCAAAAGCGTCAACCAGGTGAAGAAGTTCAAGAGCAAAGTGTCTGAGGACACCATTTGGCTGCTAGAAAAGCAG ATCCAGCAAATGGcagacagtgctgcagcagagatggaCAAGCTGCTGGCAGCGAAGACCAAGGAGCTGCTTGGATAA
- the MRRFP1 gene encoding ribosome-recycling factor, mitochondrial isoform X6, whose translation MAMALRCFRHLHSLLHCSSLAVVRQLPQPPARCTPLLLDGCRHCAHPLLLARPLATKKAKGKGQTQAKVNISAALVEDIINLEETNTDMQAVVEALKEDFNRNLNVRTSQGALDHIIVTTKDGKFPLNQLGQISQKSPQLIVVNMTSFPESTAAAMKAIRESGMNLNPEVDGTLIRVPVPKLPLHCGLRLG comes from the exons ATGGCTATGGCATTACGGTGCTTTAGGCATCTGCACTCCCTGCTTCATTGCTCTTCACTCGCAGTGGTGAGgcagctgccacagcccccGGCGCGCTGCACACCACTGCTCCTGgatggctgcaggcactgcgCCCACCCGTTGCTGCTGGCCAGGCCGCTGGCTACCAAAAAAG CTAAAGGTAAAGGGCAGACACAAGCCAAAGTGAACATCAGTGCTGCCTTGGTTGAGGATATTATCAATTTGGAGGAAACCAACACAGACATGCAGGCAGTGGTAGAAGCTCTGAAAGAAGATTTCAACAGAAATCTCAACGTCAGAACCTCACAAG GGGCCCTTGACCACATCATTGTCACGACGAAAGATGGGAAGTTTCCACTGAACCAGCTGGGGCAGATCTCACAGAAGTCCCCTCAGCTCATTGTAGTGAACATGACCAGTTTTCCAGAG agcacagctgcagctatGAAGGCTATAAGGGAGAGCGGAATGAACCTGAACCCAGAAGTGGATGGGACACTAATTCGGGTGCCAGTTCCTAA GCTCCCGCTGCACTGTGGTCTCCGTTTGGGATGA
- the MRRFP1 gene encoding ribosome-recycling factor, mitochondrial isoform X5 codes for MAMALRCFRHLHSLLHCSSLAVVRQLPQPPARCTPLLLDGCRHCAHPLLLARPLATKKAKGKGQTQAKVNISAALVEDIINLEETNTDMQAVVEALKEDFNRNLNVRTSQGALDHIIVTTKDGKFPLNQLGQISQKSPQLIVVNMTSFPESTAAAMKAIRESGMNLNPEVDGTLIRVPVPKRGGRGGGHHYLHNC; via the exons ATGGCTATGGCATTACGGTGCTTTAGGCATCTGCACTCCCTGCTTCATTGCTCTTCACTCGCAGTGGTGAGgcagctgccacagcccccGGCGCGCTGCACACCACTGCTCCTGgatggctgcaggcactgcgCCCACCCGTTGCTGCTGGCCAGGCCGCTGGCTACCAAAAAAG CTAAAGGTAAAGGGCAGACACAAGCCAAAGTGAACATCAGTGCTGCCTTGGTTGAGGATATTATCAATTTGGAGGAAACCAACACAGACATGCAGGCAGTGGTAGAAGCTCTGAAAGAAGATTTCAACAGAAATCTCAACGTCAGAACCTCACAAG GGGCCCTTGACCACATCATTGTCACGACGAAAGATGGGAAGTTTCCACTGAACCAGCTGGGGCAGATCTCACAGAAGTCCCCTCAGCTCATTGTAGTGAACATGACCAGTTTTCCAGAG agcacagctgcagctatGAAGGCTATAAGGGAGAGCGGAATGAACCTGAACCCAGAAGTGGATGGGACACTAATTCGGGTGCCAGTTCCTAA gagaggaggcagaggaggagggcACCATTATCTTCATAATTGCTGA
- the MRRFP1 gene encoding ribosome-recycling factor, mitochondrial isoform X3 gives MAAGTAPTRCCWPGRWLPKKAKGKGQTQAKVNISAALVEDIINLEETNTDMQAVVEALKEDFNRNLNVRTSQGALDHIIVTTKDGKFPLNQLGQISQKSPQLIVVNMTSFPESTAAAMKAIRESGMNLNPEVDGTLIRVPVPKSKADLPFPREICLMSCHSSAAELLLLSVPFPWQLAPRSPTSNSFAVCTTCPAGLPLMGSSPVGQQNCSGFRPLQTRRTVSIFKTF, from the exons atggctgcaggcactgcgCCCACCCGTTGCTGCTGGCCAGGCCGCTGGCTACCAAAAAA AGCTAAAGGTAAAGGGCAGACACAAGCCAAAGTGAACATCAGTGCTGCCTTGGTTGAGGATATTATCAATTTGGAGGAAACCAACACAGACATGCAGGCAGTGGTAGAAGCTCTGAAAGAAGATTTCAACAGAAATCTCAACGTCAGAACCTCACAAG GGGCCCTTGACCACATCATTGTCACGACGAAAGATGGGAAGTTTCCACTGAACCAGCTGGGGCAGATCTCACAGAAGTCCCCTCAGCTCATTGTAGTGAACATGACCAGTTTTCCAGAG agcacagctgcagctatGAAGGCTATAAGGGAGAGCGGAATGAACCTGAACCCAGAAGTGGATGGGACACTAATTCGGGTGCCAGTTCCTAA ATCAAAAGCAGACCTTCCTTTCCCAAGAGAGATCTGTCTCATGAGCTGCCATTCCTCTGCAGCGGAACTGTTGCTGCTCTCGGTCCCATTCCCCTGGCAGCTGGCACCCCGGAGCCCCACATCCAATTCATTTGCAGTTTGTACAACATGCCCAGCAGGTCTGCCCCTCATGGGCTCCTCTCCAGTAGGACAACAGAATTGCTCAGGGTTTCGTCCATTACAGACAAGACGAACAGTTTCTATCTTTAAAACCTTCTAA